In Papaver somniferum cultivar HN1 chromosome 1, ASM357369v1, whole genome shotgun sequence, a genomic segment contains:
- the LOC113358755 gene encoding putative receptor-like protein kinase At3g47110: MSFPLIICITLVSFSMNFSPAAFQSHFTYGNQTDRLALLEFKSRLMYGIKVAQGLWNDPDHCSWIGVSCNREHPRRVTVLDLSHSESVLSGPAKIPSDIGNLTFLIALRLDFSGFYGEIPQEIGRLSRLLFLYLNNNNLEGVIPPSLKNLKGIEELVLGYNSLSGPIPEYLESFHSLQKLDLSWNNFEGEVPIEGIFKNASAFSCAGNNNLCGGTPLLRLHICPETPPKESSEPLSRIKLLLIFCGVVFCVTIILGFFAVFLMWRRRRARIRPSSSESPPFSDMLQKVSYKPSSSNSDMFLKVSYKELLKATNGFSAKNLVGVGGYGSVYVGILRLSQEITAAVAVKVLDLQRRGASKSFKAECEASRCIRHRNIMKILTSCSSVDFKGNEFKALVYEYMPNGSLEDWLHPTANNRQHWRSTKRPLKFIERINIAIDVASALDYLHRQCQTPIAHCDLKPRNVLLDEDMNGHLGDFGSAKFLRGVVVNVDCSSSFRIRGSIGYVAPECGMGTAVSTIGDYYSFGVMLLELFTGKRPTANMFKDGLSLHSFAKTALSTDRVIQIVDNTLVLLQNGERKAKFCKALTEIFELGVTCSIESPKERMEMELVVKELQSIKNVYLS; the protein is encoded by the exons atgAGTTTCCCGTTGATCATCTGTATCACCCTTGTTTCATTCTCCATGAATTTCTCACCTGCAGCATTTCAGTCTCACTTCACATATGGAAACCAAACTGACCGTTTAGCTTTACTTGAGTTCAAAAGTAGGCTTATGTATGGCATAAAAGTAGCACAAGGCTTGTGGAATGATCCCGATCATTGTAGTTGGATAGGAGTTTCATGTAATCGTGAGCATCCAAGAAGGGTTACCGTTTTGGATCTTAGTCATTCGGAATCGGTTTTGAGTGGCCCAGCGAAAATACCTTCAGATATAGGAAATCTTACGTTCTTAATAGCTCTACGCTTGGATTTTAGTGGCTTCTACGGTGAAATTCCCCAAGAAATTGGTCGTTTATCCCGGCTTCTGTTTCTATACTTAAATAACAACAATCTTGAAGGGGTAATTCCTCCGTCCTTGAAGAATTTGAAGGGAATTGAAGAGTTAGTTCTTGGATATAATAGCTTGTCTGGTCCAATTCCAGAGTATCTTGAGTCATTTCATTCTCTACAGAAACTGGATTTGTCTTGGAATAATTTTGAAGGTGAAGTACCAATAGAAGGGATTTTCAAGAACGCAAGTGCATTTTCATGTGCTGGAAACAATAATCTATGCGGAGGAACTCCTTTACTAAGGTTACATATTTGCCCGGAAACTCCCCCTAAGGAATCAAGCGAACCTCTTTCTCGCATAAAACTGCTCTTAATATTTTGTGGAGTTGTTTTTTGTGTTACTATTATCTTGGGTTTCTTTGCCGTATTCCTtatgtggagaagaagaagagcgaGAATCAGaccttcttcttctgaatctccTCCATTTAGTGATATGCTTCAAAAAGTCTCGTACAAACCTTCTTCTTCCAATTCTGATATGTTTCTCAAAGTGTCATACAAAGAGCTTCTTAAAGCAACAAATGGATTCTCTGCAAAAAATCTAGTTGGAGTTGGTGGTTATGGTTCTGTTTACGTAGGAATTTTACGGCTCAGCCAGGAGATAACAGCAGCTGTTGCAGTGAAAGTACTAGATCTTCAAAGGCGTGGAGCTTCTAAAAGCTTCAAGGCAGAATGTGAAGCGTCAAGATGCATTCGACATCGCAATATTATGAAGATATTGACTTCTTGCTCTAGTGTCGATTTTAAGGGAAATGAGTTCAAAGCTCTGGTTTACGAATACATGCCTAACGGGAGTCTTGAGGACTGGTTGCACCCAACAGCCAATAACAGACAACATTGGAGGTCAACAAAGAGGCCACTGAAATTTATCGAGAGAATAAACATAGCTATTGATGTTGCATCTGCATTAGATTATCTTCATCGACAATGCCAGACACCAATAGCTCATTGTGATCTAAAGCCAAGAAACGTATTACTTGACGAGGACATGAACGGCCATCTTGGAGATTTTGGATCAGCTAAGTTTCTTCGCGGAGTTGTTGTCAATGTTGATTGCAGTTCCTCATTCCGGATTAGGGGATCGATTGGGTATGTTGCTCCAG AGTGCGGAATGGGTACAGCAGTCTCTACAATTGGCGACTATTATAGCTTCGGGGTCATGTTGTTAGAGTTGTTTACAGGAAAGAGACCTACAGCCAACATGTTCAAAGATGGCCTCAGCCTTCATAGTTTTGCAAAAACGGCTCTTAGTACTGATAGAGTTATACAGATCGTTGATAATACACTTGTTCTTCTCCAAAATGGTGAGAGAAAGGCTAAGTTCTGCAAGGCTTTAACAGAGATATTCGAACTTGGTGTTACATGTTCTATTGAGTCTCCAAAAGAACGGATGGAAATGGAACTTGTCGTAAAAGAATTGCAATCAATAAAGAATGTGTATCTCTCTTGA
- the LOC113313125 gene encoding eukaryotic translation initiation factor 3 subunit E-like, whose amino-acid sequence MANHDLTSRIALNLDRHLVLPLLEFLQEKQIHPDVQILKAKDALLSQTNMVDYAMDIYKSLHQTDDVPQEMINRRAEVVRRLKLLEDAAESIITFLQSPNMINEPRPDKQYVLQLLQGYQIGAEQIEALYQYAKFQFECGNYSGAADYLHQYRAICTNPDRILNACWGKLASEILMQNWDEALDELNRLREIIESKNFKNPLTLLQNRIWLMHWSLFIFFNHENGRNGIIDLFLNDRYMNALQTNAPHLLRYLATALIVNKKRRPQLKELIKVIQQEQSAYKDPITEFLYCLYVNYDFDGAQQKLRECENVILNDPFLGKRAEEGNFSTVPLRDEFLENARLFIFEAYCRIHQRIDIATLAEKLNMNFDEAERWIVNLVQNAKLDAKIDSKLGTVVMEPTSLNVYEQIIENTKSLSLRTYKYVNLVLESAAPPVTAAR is encoded by the exons ATGGCGAATCATGATCTGACATCAAGAATAGCTCTAAACTTAGATCGACATCTTGTTCTTCCACTCCTTGAATTTCTCCAGGAGAAACAAATCCATCCCGATGTTCAAATCCTCAAAGCTAAAGACGCACTTCTCAGCCAGACCAATATGGTTGATTATGCTATGGATATCTACAAGTCTCTTCATCAAACTGATGATGTTCCTCAAG AAATGATTAATAGACGTGCTGAAGTGGTTAGGAGATTGAAATTGCTTGAAGATGCAGCTGAATCGATTATTACTTTCCTTCAAAGCCCGAATATGATTAACGAACCACGCCCTGATAAGCAGTATGTTCTTCAGCTGCTGCAGGGATACCAG ATTGGTGCTGAGCAAATTGAGGCATTGTATCAGTATGCCAAATTTCAATTTGAATGTGGGAATTACTCGGGTGCAGCTGATTATTTGCATCAGTACAGAGCAATTTGTACTAATCCTGATAGAATTTTGAATGCATGTTGGGGAAAGCTTGCATCTGAGATATTGATGCAGAATTGGGATGAGGCTCTTGATGAGCTTAATCGGTTGAGAGAGATTATTGAATCAAAG AATTTCAAGAACCCATTGACTTTACTCCAGAATAGAATCTGGTTGATGCATTGGAGTCTCTTCATCTTTTTCAACCACGAGAATGGAAGAAATGGCATCATTGATCTATTTCTCAATGACAG GTACATGAATGCGCTCCAAACAAATGCACCCCATCTTTTACGTTATTTGGCAACTGCATTGATTGTCAACAAAAAGAGAAGACCTCAACTCAAAGAGTTGATCAAAGTCATCCAGCAAGAGCAATCTGCATACAAGGATCCCATCACTGAGTTCTTGTACTGTTTGTATGTCAACTATGACTTCGATGGTGCACAACAGAAGCTCCGTGAATGTGAGAAT GTGATTTTGAATGATCCATTCCTTGGCAAGCGAGCTGAAGAAGGAAACTTTAGCACTGTTCCCTTGAGGGATGAATTTCTTGAAAATGCCCGTCTCTTCATCTTTGAGGCGTACTGCAGAATCCACCAGCGCATTGATATTGC AACTCTTGCCGAGAAGTTGAATATGAATTTTGACGAGGCAGAGAGATGGATAGTGAATCTTGTTCAGAATGCAAAGCTTGATGCTAAGATCGATTCTAAGCTAGGAACTGTTGTAATGGAGCCCACTTCTCTCAATGT GTATGAGCAGATCATTGAGAATACCAAATCACTTTCTCTGCGTACCTACAAATACGTAAATCTTGTTTTAGAATCAGCAGCACCACCGGTAACGGCTGCTCGTTAG